In Zingiber officinale cultivar Zhangliang chromosome 1A, Zo_v1.1, whole genome shotgun sequence, a genomic segment contains:
- the LOC121997748 gene encoding probable alpha-glucosidase Os06g0675700: MRRKVVLDSTTKSSRFSLLSSLSLHFYLSFAFISCIASQAPAANGQGYNLGPVNVDPSGKTMAAKLKLIQGTPAYGVDLPNLYLFASYETEDRLRVRITDADNRRWEIPPTVLPRPQAPPSPPRLLTLLDANSSPASPRSRVFSTPDSDLLLTLHSTSPFTFTVSRRSTGDVLFDTLPALVFKDQYLELTSSLPADRASLFGLGEHTKRTFKLVAGDTLTLWNSDIPSSALDQNLYGSHPFYMDVRSSSNATSSPGISHGVLLLNSNGMDVIYGGSHITYKVIGGVLDFYFFSGPSPLAVMDQYTELVGRPAAMPYWSFGFHQCRYGYRDVSQLERVVAGYANAGLPLEVMWTDIDYMDKYKDFTLDPVNFPADRMNRFVDNLHKNGQKYVVIIDPGINVNYSYGTFLRGMKQDVFLKRGGSNYLGSVWPGPVYFPDFMNPNAVEFWAGEIDKFLKTVLPVDGLWIDMNEISNFITSPPLNSLDNPPYAINNAGGRRPIYVRTVPASAVHFGNVSEYDAHNLHGLLEAMATVDGLVQSTGKRPFVLSRSTFVGSGKYAAHWSGDNSANWDDLQRSIPAILNSGLFGIPMVGADICGFVGDTNEELCRRWIQVGAFYPFSRDHSDIHSIPQELYLWDSVAAAAKKALGLRYRLLPHFYTLMYEAHVAGAPIARPLFFAFPEDTSTYGISSQFMIGSGILVSPVLKDYTTQVDAYFPRGNWFDLFNYSRPAVQAPAGRHLTLDAPEDSINVHVRGGSVVAMQGEAPTTGLARKTPFEVLVVQDEGGAASGEVFVDDGESVEMAEAAGGEWSLVKFGCEVTGGGGGDVRIKSEVVNGDWAAKQRMVVEKVVVLGMEMEKARKISSVSVAAQGNTRKVEVSVEEGEEGRFGVVEMKGLGLLLGEEFEIMIMMS, from the exons ATGAGGAGGAAAGTCGTGCTAGATTCTACTACTAAATCTAGTCGCTTTTCCCTTCTTTCATCGTTATCGTTGCATTTCTATCTGTCTTTTGCCTTCATTTCGTGCATTGCTTCACAAGCCCCCGCAGCAAATGGACAGGGATACAACCTCGGGCCGGTCAACGTTGATCCTTCAGGGAAGACCATGGCTGCGAAGCTCAAGTTGATCCAGGGAACGCCGGCCTATGGAGTAGATTTACCGAATCTGTATCTTTTTGCTAG CTACGAGACAGAGGATCGCCTTCGTGTCCGAATCACCGACGCCGATAACCGGCGCTGGGAGATCCCTCCGACCGTCCTCCCCCGCCCACAAGCTCCGCCGTCTCCCCCTCGACTGTTAACGCTCCTTGACGCGAACTCATCTCCGGCATCGCCGCGAAGCAGAGTCTTCTCCACCCCtgactccgaccttctcctcaccCTCCACTCCACCTCCCCCTTCACCTTCACCGTCTCCCGGCGCTCCACCGGCGACGTCCTCTTTGACACCCTCCCTGCCCTCGTCTTCAAGGACCAGTACCTGGAGCTCACCTCCTCACTGCCTGCCGACCGAGCCTCCCTCTTCGGCCTCGGCGAGCACACCAAGCGCACCTTCAAGCTTGTCGCCGGCGACACCTTAACGCTCTGGAACTCCGACATCCCGTCGTCCGCCCTCGACCAGAATCTCTACGGCTCCCACCCTTTCTACATGGACGTCCGGTCCTCCTCCAACGCCACCTCTTCGCCGGGGATCTCCCACGGAGTCCTGCTGCTAAACAGCAACGGCATGGACGTCATCTACGGCGGATCGCACATCACTTACAAGGTGATCGGAGGAGTCCTAGATTTCTACTTTTTCTCCGGGCCGTCGCCATTGGCAGTCATGGATCAGTACACAGAGCTCGTCGGCAGGCCGGCGGCGATGCCTTACTGGTCCTTCGGGTTCCACCAGTGCAGGTATGGGTATCGCGACGTTTCGCAGCTAGAGCGCGTCGTCGCAGGGTACGCCAACGCCGGCTTACCGCTCGAAGTGATGTGGACCGACATCGATTACATGGATAAATACAAAGATTTTACTCTGGATCCGGTCAACTTTCCGGCGGATAGAATGAACCGGTTCGTCGACAACCTCCACAAGAACGGCCAGAAGTACGTTGTCATAATCGATCcag GCATCAATGTCAATTACTCGTATGGCACATTCCTGAGAGGGATGAAACAGGACGTGTTCTTGAAGAGAGGAGGAAGCAACTACCTCGGCAGTGTGTGGCCGGGGCCGGTCTACTTCCCCGACTTCATGAACCCCAACGCCGTTGAATTCTGGGCCGGAGAGATCGATAAGTTCCTCAAGACGGTGCTTCCGGTGGACGGATTGTGGATCGACATGAACGAGATATCCAACTTCATCACCTCGCCGCCGCTGAACTCTCTGGACAACCCACCTTACGCCATCAACAACGCCGGCGGCCGCCGGCCCATCTACGTCAGGACGGTGCCGGCATCTGCCGTCCACTTCGGGAACGTGTCGGAGTACGACGCGCACAATCTCCACGGGCTTCTGGAGGCGATGGCGACCGTCGACGGGCTGGTCCAGTCGACCGGGAAGAGACCGTTCGTGTTGAGTAGGTCGACGTTCGTTGGGTCGGGTAAGTACGCCGCGCACTGGAGCGGCGACAACTCCGCGAATTGGGATGACCTCCAGCGCTCGATTCCGGCGATATTGAATTCGGGGCTCTTTGGGATTCCCATGGTCGGAGCTGACATTTGTGGGTTCGTCGGCGACACCAACGAAGAGCTATGCCGGCGGTGGATTCAG GTAGGCGCATTCTATCCCTTCTCGAGGGATCACTCCGACATCCATTCCATCCCGCAAGAGCTCTACTTGTGGGACTCCGTCGCCGCGGCGGCGAAGAAGGCCCTCGGACTCCGGTACCGCCTCCTCCCCCACTTCTACACGCTCATGTACGAGGCCCACGTCGCCGGCGCCCCCATCGCCCGCCCGCTCTTCTTCGCCTTCCCGGAAGACACCTCCACCTACGGCATCAGCTCGCAGTTCATGATCGGCTCCGGAATCCTCGTCTCGCCGGTGCTGAAGGACTACACGACCCAAGTCGACGCTTACTTCCCGAGAGGCAACTGGTTCGACCTGTTCAACTACTCGCGGCCGGCGGTGCAGGCGCCCGCCGGCAGGCACTTGACGCTGGACGCGCCGGAAGACAGCATCAACGTGCACGTTCGCGGTGGAAGCGTGGTGGCCATGCAGGGGGAGGCGCCGACGACGGGGCTGGCGAGGAAGACGCCGTTCGAGGTGTTGGTGGTGCAGGACGAGGGAGGGGCGGCGAGCGGGGAGGTGTTTGTGGACGACGGCGAGTCGGTGGAGATGGCGGAGGCGGCTGGGGGAGAGTGGAGTCTTGTGAAGTTCGGGTGTGAAGTGACGGGCGGCGGCGGAGGGGACGTGAGGATCAAGTCAGAGGTGGTGAACGGAGACTGGGCGGCGAAGCAGCGGATGGTGGTGGAGAAGGTGGTGGTGCTGGGGATGGAGATGGAGAAGGCGAGGAAGATTAGCTCTGTTTCGGTGGCGGCGCAGGGTAACACGAGGAAGGTGGAGGTGAGCgtggaagagggagaggaaggaagGTTCGGGGTGGTGGAGATGAAGGGGCTAGGGCTCCTACTGGGAGAGGAGTTCGAGATCATGATTATGATGAGTTAA